One segment of Anatilimnocola aggregata DNA contains the following:
- a CDS encoding DMT family transporter, producing MLQTLRDKPLSFVPAMLTQTTSAERWRARLLVLIAALLWSSSGFFAKAPDFKGWPGPTIAFWRALFACVILLPMVRRPSWSWKMVPMTLIFAAMNYTYLTAMARGSAANAIWLQNTGPMIVLLVGVLVFKESSRGLDWLMAALSSAGIGLILYFESQGAAFDAVLYGLASGITYAGVVLSLRMLREHESAWLIALNHMVTACILAPFALPLLAPVYELEASVVEQYWPQGRQWLMLAAFGIFQMGLPYFLFARSLRTIPGHEASGIGLVEPLLVPVWVCLAWGWRENMPAWWTIAGGGLIFSGLVLRYLGTLRDQPELPVSNRPDANEAPANA from the coding sequence ATGCTGCAGACTCTACGCGATAAACCTCTCTCCTTTGTTCCTGCCATGCTAACGCAAACTACTTCTGCCGAGCGTTGGCGCGCCAGGCTGCTGGTGCTGATTGCGGCGCTGCTTTGGAGCAGTAGTGGCTTCTTTGCCAAGGCTCCGGACTTCAAGGGTTGGCCAGGGCCGACGATTGCGTTTTGGCGGGCTCTGTTTGCCTGCGTCATCTTGTTGCCGATGGTGCGCCGCCCGAGTTGGTCGTGGAAGATGGTGCCGATGACACTCATCTTCGCCGCCATGAACTATACGTATCTCACCGCCATGGCCCGCGGCTCAGCTGCCAACGCAATCTGGCTGCAAAACACTGGCCCGATGATCGTGCTGCTGGTCGGTGTTTTGGTATTCAAGGAATCATCGCGCGGGCTCGATTGGCTAATGGCAGCCCTCTCTTCAGCGGGCATCGGGTTGATCCTCTACTTTGAATCCCAAGGGGCCGCCTTCGATGCCGTGCTCTATGGGCTGGCTTCGGGCATCACCTACGCCGGGGTCGTCCTCTCGCTGCGCATGCTCCGCGAGCACGAAAGTGCCTGGCTGATCGCTCTCAATCACATGGTGACGGCCTGCATCCTCGCGCCGTTTGCGCTGCCACTGCTAGCGCCGGTCTACGAACTTGAAGCCAGCGTCGTCGAGCAGTATTGGCCGCAGGGTCGGCAATGGCTGATGCTCGCAGCCTTCGGCATTTTTCAAATGGGACTACCCTATTTCCTCTTCGCTCGTTCGCTGCGGACAATTCCCGGCCACGAAGCGAGTGGCATCGGGCTGGTCGAGCCGCTGCTTGTGCCGGTCTGGGTCTGCCTGGCTTGGGGCTGGCGCGAGAACATGCCCGCCTGGTGGACCATCGCTGGTGGCGGACTGATCTTTTCTGGCCTCGTCCTGCGTTACTTAGGCACACTCCGCGATCAACCTGAACTCCCTGTCAGCAATAGGCCGGATGCCAACGAGGCACCGGCCAATGCCTAG